The DNA sequence ctgcatctatcatcaaagtatttattagtaatacagtggaaattagtagaaatgtaaataagtagttagcatgttgatttacggtgtgtgcccccaaattttctggttgtgcccctaaaattttcagttgggggccactgtgctcccaGTGAAAAAACTTTCGCAACAGGTTGAACGTCTTTATGTACCACAGTCACTGGTTATAAAAGGGTCTTGTGGGAATTCAATTAAGTATGGCACATAAGTTTCACACTGGAGGTAGTGTTTAACCAAACTATGATGTCTGACGTCATAACTTCCTACACGCTGTAAACAAACAGTCTGTCAAATGCACCTGCGGCCTTGTGACTTTGATATAACGTTTTAATAAGCCTAAACCTTTTCAGCGTATACTAAAGGCACAAATAATCATCTTAACGCTCTTCTTTcacaaatatattaattataatgaCTGACTAGTGTATTCAAAAGCATTTATTCCTCTCCAAACATGCCTTTGCTAAATGACAGCTTCAACTATGATGACGGCTACCATTAAATGTGATTACTAAAGTGTTACACAATGTTAAGCACCTGCGCCTTTATAAGTTAGTGTGTTTACTGTACCTGTGGCGTATATAATGGCAGGTAGAAAATCAGTTCACGGACACAGCTCATACACTTTCTTATAGGTTTGATATGATTTTAGTTGTCGTCAAATCTACACGTATATGCATTCAAGTAAGTCCGTAACTGCGCATTTACCGTAAACGTCTTTAGGCTACTGCCTAAATTACGTTAACCATTCTCAGTATGTACCCCATAAACATTAACTTTAAAATGAAGGCACAAATAAACAAGATTTGCTCGATGACAAACACTACAGATTACAACGATGTCCCTCCCATAAACCTGGTGAGAGGAAACACTCATCGGCTATGGCTAGCCAGCTCACTTTCAGATAGCCTACGCTCTGTTAAATAATACAAGTGATAtaaaataaactaataaaaacaCACTCTTCTGCTAACCTCGCATTCTATTAACTAGATAAACTagtcaaatacataaaaacgtCAGGTAAATAAATTACTAAACTTTTGTTATTACAGGAGTGTAAGCACCCACTGACAGACAAGCAGGTTTCCCCCATCATGACAGCTACGTAAGCTAACGTACATCACATTAAACATAGCCCTTTCATACGTAAATACATGTGTAACTTTTTCAAGACATTGCGTGATTAGACGAAGGTTAAGATGAAAATCATACTGTGATTTTTAATGACAGGTACCTCGCTTGGTTGGAGATGACAAGATGTTTAATCCACCACGATGAACTTTATCTAAGCGAGATATGAAGAGAGAAAAAGCTTAGCAAGGCCGAACAGGGAGAACGCAAGATGGCCACATACAATCACAAGACTGCTATTGTCTTttgctttcaaaataaaagtctgtaAAAGTGCTTTTGTGACAACGATGGATCTCTgacaaatatgtaaaaataaaaactttgtaCTTTAAATACTAGGTTATATTTGTGAGAGAACTTCATTAAAAGAAACGAAAGGATTGTTGTTAAATTAAATCGATATTTCCCAAGTTTAATTTCAGTTATACTTATTTATATATAAGTTCACTTAAATGGGCCACAGCATGAAAGGCATAGCTTTTTTGAATGACTACATTGATTAAACATGTAAAGTACATTTGTCAAtgatcaataaaaaaaatctaatttgtaCACGCAGTGCGGTGTCTTCATTAAACAATATCAGATACATCAAAAAATTCTAGATTTTTATGAATGTGGTATCTCATGCTAATTAGAAAACTTGGATGGGACTATTTTAAAGCCAAAAtactatttatttatcagtcttgGTGATTTTCTAACAATTTATCTGTCTTATGTTAAATAAATTGGGACAGCACTTTGTGTAAACAATTATTGAGAgatacatttgtaaaaaaaaaaaaatcctaaaaatGTGGGTCAAGGCTTGATGTCCATGATCTAATCTCAGACCATAGTGTTTCCtaaaaatttaaatacaaaGTTCAGATAGAACAAAGTTATTACTCTTTCTCTGTGTGCATCGTTATATGGCTTTATCAATGCATGggtgtgtaaaataaatgtgtgcAGATCAGCAGAACAAACACTGAAAAATAGTTCAGTGTTCAGAGTGTTCGGTACGGTGCTAATACTTTAGTGTTAACAATTCATGCTTTAAAAAATCCCCACTAACCATAAAAAGAGCATAATGCATGGCCGCTACATTATTAAAGATGAATAGAATATTAGTTTAAGTTAGGCTATAGTTGTAGTTGTAGTAgtgtcccttacgaaaattaaccatagttttactacagttaaaacaaacaaacaaacaaaaaaaaaacatggttactgttgtaaaaccatggttaccacaaaataaccatggttttgacatccatgtttttaaaaaaaacatagttacaCAATGGTTACTGtattaaaaccatggttttgctgatagtaatcaatacaccaaaaaaaacatgattactacacatttaccacaaaaaaaaaaccatggttaattttcgtaaggggtgAACAGATTTCCTAATGCCAAAAGAAAATATGCCACTAAATTTAATTGCCAACAGCTAACCAGTAAATATTTAAAGGCTAATCTTTTTAAAGAGCTAACTGCATCTGCCAGTGTGGTAAAGGAAAGCAACAGTGTTTGTAATCTTGCTGGATTATTAATGCAGTACACCAGGTGGCAGTAATACTCTTAAATGTTCTGCTACGCACAACAACGCAGGAACAGAGAAGAAACATTGTTAACTTCACGTGatttaatcaaaataaaaacaatatatattaaaataaacatatcGCTGAAACTGAGACCGATAAAAAGTGTTAATCTATTTAATTTAAGCACAGACTACTGCGAAACATATCATGCATTTAGACATGTGTTGCAGACATTAACAGTTTCAGTGTTTGGCACGTGATTCAAATGAATGCTTGGCTACAAAAGCAATGATTTAAAGGATAGAAAAGTAAATCGATACAAAATCTTTAAATAATACGGGATACAAGCACAAGTAACCATGCGAAGAAGACCACAGCCTGAAGCTTCGCCACCGGTACATCTTGGGTCAGGACACGTTTATTGACTTTTAATTTAACTGTTATAAACATCGCGATTAACGTATGGGTTACAGTAACTTTGTTCAAGCGAATGGTGTATTTTCGCAGACTGTCTAGTTCATGTAGACATCCACATTTGTTATACCATTAAAATAACATTCACTGTTTCTCAATGCATAGGACTGGGAGTAAGAAACCCGTTTTTCCAGCACAGTCAAAGtttcacacagacctctggcTATGTTTCACTGTGCAGAACTGGATACTGGACTTTGGGAGGCCAATTGCTATGGTACATGTACTACACTGAATTAAATGCATCCTAGATTTGTCTTTAATactaataatattattttgtatGATTCTTTAGATTGTCCTGCCTCTGGAATGGTTTCCTCTAAATAAGCCCAGTGCTGGGGATTACTTTCACATGGCCTACAATGTTATTACACCATTCCTGCTACTGAAGGTACAAGCTAAAATTCACAGCTTAAATAAAATGGCAACCTATGTAGTACCAATAcaccttacgaaaattaaccatggttttactacagttaaaaaaaacatggttactgtagtaaaaccatggtaaccacaaaataaccatgggtTTGacaactatggtttttaaaaaccatagataaaccatggttagtgtagtaaaccatagttttgctgatagtaatcaatacacccaaaaaacatggtttctacacttttaccacaaaaaaaaaccttggttaattttcataaggatGCCAGCCTCCTCTAGACTTTATGCTGAATATACTTTCTTTAGAAAGATAAACAAATAGATTTGATTTGGTAATATTTAATGTGTGTAACCTGTTGTAGCTGATTGAACGGAGCCCTACAGCCCTTCCTCGCTCAGCTGTTTATCTCAGCATCATTACATTCGTCATGGGAGCCAGCATACACCTGGTGGGAGATTCAATTAACCATCGACTCATCCTCAGTGGATACCAGCTTCACCTTTCTGTCAGAGAGAACCCTATTATTAAGGATCTCAAGCCTGCCTCATTGGTAGTTCAATTCTAAGACCTCTAAAAGCCTTGTGTTTAAAACCAGGcctaaatgtatattttaaatatatatgttaTAATATGTAGGGGTTTTAATGATAATGGCAAAAAAtcttttatgtgtttattagaTTGATTCCTTTGAGCTTCTCTATTACTATGATGAGCACTTAGGACATTGTATGTGGTGAGTGGAATTTACAACATCTAGTCTACTGTAAAAATGCAATACAATATACAAAATTAACCACATCCTATGTGCTGTCATTCTAGGTATATCCCATTCTTTCTTATCCTCTTCCTGTATTTTACTGGATGCTTTACACAAGTTAAAGATGAGAAGATGCCACTCTCGGGTTGGCTGCTACTTGGTCCCAGTGCAGTTTACTACTGGTAAGTACGCCATTTAATAACCTAGTCATATACTTGTTTTGTATTTTGCTTTGATAACAGaagttatatatttattgttgATTGTTGATGTACATTTGTATTGAGTTTTACAATTTgtaaaggtctaagaatgtagatttcatatttcaaaaccttttagcagtaataataatgtgGTAACtgtcatttattcatttgtgacaagagtatgtagcaaaccaacacaaacctcagtttttttttaattttatgtattaaaaataatactatattgcatttgttatttattacaaataaatgtaaactgctataaaaaattatattttcacctccagacacttctgtaaaaaactttaaagtgtcttctttaaaacaagaccaaaattaggcttctagacaaaaaaaatgccagagttatattaatttgaaggtgtacatcaccttttcaccacCACACTCAAAAAACGGGCTGCGcgagttaaagggttaaattgCATATTGTCaaacaaatcttacaaaaacaatgcatttgtgtacatcttgagacaaaacaatggcattaATATATGTTAAGCTATGTCAAttcaaggtgtttttaaattaaggcacctgaaacatgcattttaatctgggactagtataaaccctgtccgggaaaccacccctttaagttttattattgaTGTGTTGGTTTAAGTCACTGATACTATATATGAaccctttaatattaatattcatcCGATGCAACAATAAATCAAGCATAGAAATTAAACATTATGTTGTTATAATTAGTGCAAACATTGTTATGTTTCAGGTATCTGATTACAGAAGGCCAGATCTTTGTCCTGTATATTTTCACCTTTTTCGCCATGGTTGCCACTGTGATGCGTCAGAGGCGGATGGGGTTCAGGCTGGACAACAATGGCCGTTTTCTCTTCTATAACTTCATCATTACTTTGGGTTTAGTGCTGATTTGGGTTGCATATCTGTGGAACGATAAGGTTTTGCGCAAAAAATATCCCAGCATCATCTATGTTCCAGAGCCTTGGTCCTTTTACACTTTACACATCAAAGGCAATTGAAAATCAGcagttgttttattattaaatcaaaaaattctaaaaactattttaaattgATATTCCACTAAACATCATTGTATCttactttgttaaaaaaacaataataagaactgtaaaaaaaagtattctACTTTTTGTGTACTTGCTGTATCTGAATAAAGTTGACCCCTGTTTGCAACCTAATGAAAATCtgtctgatagagtttataagTATGACCATTATAAGCCGCACCTGCTGTGGCCGACAGTATAATGTGATAGGTGGAATCCTCTATCAATGTTCCTATGACAACAAGGCTATCAATTACGTCAACACTGCAGTGGACTTTAGTTTTTACAGGTAATCCAAAGGGAGTGACTCTGAAACAATTGAACGAGTGAAACAACTGTAACAAGTGTAAAACATGGTAAGTTTCCTGTCATTTTTCTAAATGTGTGATTCTGATTCACATATGGCTCAAATTGTCATCTGACCTGTTTTTTAACTTATATTTACAGGCAAAATTCCTATCACAAACTCAGATTGATGGTGAGGTGTATTACACTATAATGCGTGCGCAGTTTCAGAAAAAAGGTTACAAAGCTGTCGCTAGGACGGTACAGTTTAAAAATGTCTGTATATGTATAATTTAGGTATAGAtgtgtacttttgaggtactaaaatgcacCCTTTAGTTATAAAGatatactttttgaaaggttaCCGGTTACCCAGTGACAGATTTTGTACTTTTTATTCTGAGTGTGTACAATATGCTTCATTGTAATCTAATGAATGTTCACTGTTTTTCAATTCACTTGATTcagttttattctttaaaatgaatttaataCGTTTCTTGTCCTCATGCAGAGTTCAAAGAATGTTTTTCCCTTTATGACAAGAAGCGGAAGGGGAAGATTGATGCTAAAGATCTTATCACAGTCATGCGCTGCCTGGGTACAAGTCCCACTTATAGTGAAGTGGACAGACATCTTCAAGTCCACAAAATAGGTACTGTAACATTTAAACAGACATCAAaacatatatttacatattgtCACAAATATGAGTGCTCTACCAtctatttacaaaatatatttatgccATGCCTTATGATAAATCAAAAATATGGCCCTTTGGTATTTTTGAGACACTGGCATTTAAACATAACACCTAATCtatagaaaaatattaatttgttgTCTAAATGTATAACATTAGTTAAAACACTCACTGTATCTTCACCACAGATAAGACAGGAGAGCTGGACTTTTCCATTTTTCTAACTATGATGCACAGACAGATGCAACAAGAGGATCCTAAGAATGAAATTCTGGATGCTATGCGCatgacagacaaacacaaaaagGGCTACATCCTGGCTTCAGAGCTTCGTGCCAAGCTCACTGGATTGGGAGAAAAGCTCACTGATAAAGAAGGTACATATCATATAAGTCTAACCTTTGTGaaattttaattcattttattcCATTTCTTGAGATGAATCCTAGTCCAGGGAAAGCCTTTTTCTAACAATAAATTTACTGTAATCTTCTAAAGAAATTTCATTTAACTCGAATTGTTCTGCAAATTATTTTTCAGTGGATCAACTTTTTAAGGAGGCTCATGTTGGACCTGATGGGCTTATTCACTATGAAGAGTTCACCAGAATGGTCACACTTCCTACAGTAGACTACTAATCCATTTTGTATCTAGAAGAGTGGGTAGGATCCCAACTAACTAAATAATGcagttatttactggcaagaatGGGATATtttatttctctgtttataCATTGTATATAAAAACAATTGATTAAATTTAAGAAAACTATGGTACTTCCTGGTCTCATTATTTaacactagatggcaatcttgACATCTGAAAAAAGCATGCAGGATCAATTGACACTTTTTGATAATATTCACctttatgatttattttaaatacagtaTGTGAGTGAAAAAAAAGTCTTTCAACCATAAACATCTTAACAAACTATACAAAACAGAACCCTACTAGGCTGCATTATTTCCCCAATCCAAAGCTTTCATGAACTCCTCTTCAGTAAAGGACAACATCTTGGCAGCTTCAAAATGCATCTGCACATACAAAGGTGAAATGATTAAAAATGTGATTGCTGAGCTATTTggtataaatatgtatattattaAAGGTgtattgtgtaatttttagaaggatctcttaaaggaatagtctaaaatatgttattaccttaactaagaattgttgatacatccctctatcatctgtgtgcgtgcacgtatgCGCTGGaacgcgctgcgacgcttcgatagcatttagcttagccccattcattcaatggtaccatttagagatagagttagaagtgaccaaacacatcaacgtttttcctatttaagacgagtagttatacgagcaagtttggtggtacaaaataaaacgtagcgcttttctaagcggatttaaaagaggaactatattttatggcgtaatagcacttttgggagtacttcgactcgcctgaaaagtcagctccccttctcactctcataatgggagagggtgttactgcgccgagtcaaagtactcccaaaagtgctattacgccataaaatatagttcctcttttaaatccgcttagaaaagcgctacgtttcattttgtaccaccaaacttgctcgtataactactcgtcttaaataggaaaaacgttgatgtgtttggtcacttctaactttatctctaaatggtaccattgaatgaatggggctaagctaaatgctatcgaagcgtcgcagcgcgctccagcgcttacgtgcacgcacacagatgatagagggatgtatcaacaattcttagttaaggtaataacatattttaatattgaaaatgagtagactattcctttaacagaaatgcaaaataatagaCAAAactatgatcaggggtgtataaagacctttcataatgaaccgttatgtgtttattaccttagaacgagacctttttatctacaaacaCTGAGGGTCCCATTACATGGAaatcaccattttgtgccgccatttttctacagaagcccttaacgggcaattttttttaccaagttgtctccaacgatgacatgtttgttctctatatgttttaaaagcaaggggtgagcagtggactaagctgttggatgcaattcgcaacctcaccactagatgccactaaaatttacacactgcacctttaagtgactAATTTCTCACCTTCtgtctttttaaaatatctatTAGCTTAAGTTGCTTCTTAAAAGCCACGATGAGCTCAGTCTTTTGTCTTTCCAGTTTTCTGTTTTCAGCTTGTAAGCTTTCA is a window from the Misgurnus anguillicaudatus chromosome 21, ASM2758022v2, whole genome shotgun sequence genome containing:
- the cln6a gene encoding ceroid-lipofuscinosis neuronal protein 6a isoform X1, with product MRRRPQPEASPPVHLGTGSKKPVFPAQSKFHTDLWLCFTVQNWILDFGRPIAMIVLPLEWFPLNKPSAGDYFHMAYNVITPFLLLKLIERSPTALPRSAVYLSIITFVMGASIHLVGDSINHRLILSGYQLHLSVRENPIIKDLKPASLIDSFELLYYYDEHLGHCMWYIPFFLILFLYFTGCFTQVKDEKMPLSGWLLLGPSAVYYWYLITEGQIFVLYIFTFFAMVATVMRQRRMGFRLDNNGRFLFYNFIITLGLVLIWVAYLWNDKVLRKKYPSIIYVPEPWSFYTLHIKGN
- the cln6a gene encoding ceroid-lipofuscinosis neuronal protein 6a isoform X2, with translation MIVLPLEWFPLNKPSAGDYFHMAYNVITPFLLLKLIERSPTALPRSAVYLSIITFVMGASIHLVGDSINHRLILSGYQLHLSVRENPIIKDLKPASLIDSFELLYYYDEHLGHCMWYIPFFLILFLYFTGCFTQVKDEKMPLSGWLLLGPSAVYYWYLITEGQIFVLYIFTFFAMVATVMRQRRMGFRLDNNGRFLFYNFIITLGLVLIWVAYLWNDKVLRKKYPSIIYVPEPWSFYTLHIKGN
- the calml4a gene encoding calmodulin-like protein 4a; amino-acid sequence: MAKFLSQTQIDEFKECFSLYDKKRKGKIDAKDLITVMRCLGTSPTYSEVDRHLQVHKIDKTGELDFSIFLTMMHRQMQQEDPKNEILDAMRMTDKHKKGYILASELRAKLTGLGEKLTDKEVDQLFKEAHVGPDGLIHYEEFTRMVTLPTVDY